The following proteins are co-located in the Telopea speciosissima isolate NSW1024214 ecotype Mountain lineage chromosome 9, Tspe_v1, whole genome shotgun sequence genome:
- the LOC122639574 gene encoding chloroplastic lipocalin isoform X3: MLIQSSPLLLQPPTPPLPRRISGKGIIRCSFGHTSLSTKDVTRHVLSGLAASTILFSQTSQVLAADLSHHHNLCELAIATDNNPTLPLDEGSADTGKFMMMRGMSTKNFDPTRYAGRWFEVASLKRGFAGQGQEDCHCTQGLYTFDAETPSIQVDTFCVHGGPDGYITGIRGKVQCLSEEDTEKNETDLERQEMINEKCYLRFPTLPFIPKLPYDVIATDYDNFSLVSGAKDKGFIQVQPTYFQACCSIIYHLTMSGKNLVAKFNMLLILMENYNHL, translated from the exons ATGCTAATTCAATCATCCCCACTTCTCCTCCAACCTCCAACTCCCCCTCTCCCTAG GAGGATATCTGGAAAGGGAATTATTAGATGCTCTTTTGGGCACACTTCATTAAGCACCAAAGATGTAACCAGACATGTGCTATCTGGTCTTGCTGCCTCAACTATACTTTTTTCTCAAACAAGCCAG GTCCTTGCAGCAGATCTTTCTCATCACCATAACTTATGCGAGCTTGCAATAGCCACAGATAATAATCCTACTCTTCCACTCGATGAAGGGTCTGCAGATACTGGGAAATTTATGATGATGAGAGGTATGTCAACTAAGAATTTTGACCCAACAAGATATGCTGGAAGGTGGTTTGAAGTAGCTTCACTTAAACGTGGATTTGCTGGACAAGGACAGGAAGATTGCCACTGCACACAG GGCTTATACACGTTTGATGCTGAGACCCCCTCTATCCAAGTTGATACTTTTTGTGTTCATGGTGGCCCGGATGGCTATATTACAGGAATAAGGGGAAAGGTACAATGCCTCTCTGAGGAAGATACGGAGAAAAATGAGACTGATCTAGAAAGGCAAGAGATGATTAATGAGAAGTGTTACCTTCGTTTTCCTACATTGCCATTTATTCCCAAGTTGCCATATGATGTGATTGCAACTGATTATGATAACTTTTCTCTTGTTTCGGGAGCAAAAGACAAGGGTTTCATTCAGGTACAGCCTACTTATTTCCAAGCATGCTGCTCTATCATTT ACCATTTGACAATGTCTGGTAAAAATCTAGTAGCTAAATTTAATATGTTGTTGATTTTGATGGAGAACTACAATCATTTGTAA
- the LOC122639574 gene encoding chloroplastic lipocalin isoform X2: MLIQSSPLLLQPPTPPLPRISGKGIIRCSFGHTSLSTKDVTRHVLSGLAASTILFSQTSQVLAADLSHHHNLCELAIATDNNPTLPLDEGSADTGKFMMMRGMSTKNFDPTRYAGRWFEVASLKRGFAGQGQEDCHCTQGLYTFDAETPSIQVDTFCVHGGPDGYITGIRGKVQCLSEEDTEKNETDLERQEMINEKCYLRFPTLPFIPKLPYDVIATDYDNFSLVSGAKDKGFIQIYSRTPDPGPEFVEKYKTYLANFGYDPSKIKDTPQDCEVMPSSKLAAMMSMSGMQQALTNQFPDLELKGPLQLNPFTSTFDTLKKLLPLYFK; encoded by the exons ATGCTAATTCAATCATCCCCACTTCTCCTCCAACCTCCAACTCCCCCTCTCCCTAG GATATCTGGAAAGGGAATTATTAGATGCTCTTTTGGGCACACTTCATTAAGCACCAAAGATGTAACCAGACATGTGCTATCTGGTCTTGCTGCCTCAACTATACTTTTTTCTCAAACAAGCCAG GTCCTTGCAGCAGATCTTTCTCATCACCATAACTTATGCGAGCTTGCAATAGCCACAGATAATAATCCTACTCTTCCACTCGATGAAGGGTCTGCAGATACTGGGAAATTTATGATGATGAGAGGTATGTCAACTAAGAATTTTGACCCAACAAGATATGCTGGAAGGTGGTTTGAAGTAGCTTCACTTAAACGTGGATTTGCTGGACAAGGACAGGAAGATTGCCACTGCACACAG GGCTTATACACGTTTGATGCTGAGACCCCCTCTATCCAAGTTGATACTTTTTGTGTTCATGGTGGCCCGGATGGCTATATTACAGGAATAAGGGGAAAGGTACAATGCCTCTCTGAGGAAGATACGGAGAAAAATGAGACTGATCTAGAAAGGCAAGAGATGATTAATGAGAAGTGTTACCTTCGTTTTCCTACATTGCCATTTATTCCCAAGTTGCCATATGATGTGATTGCAACTGATTATGATAACTTTTCTCTTGTTTCGGGAGCAAAAGACAAGGGTTTCATTCAG ATTTACTCAAGGACGCCAGATCCTGGACCGGAGTTCGTAGAGAAATACAAAACCTACTTGGCAAACTTTGGGTATGACCCAAGTAAGATCAAAGACACCCCACAAGATTGTGAAGTAATGCCTAGTAGTAAGCTTGCAGCAATGATGTCTATGTCTGGAATGCAGCAGGCTCTAACAAACCAATTTCCTGATCTGGAATTGAAGGGCCCTCTCCAATTAAATCCCTTCACAAGCACATTTGACACTTTGAAGAAGCTTCTTCCGCTCTATTTCAAGTAG
- the LOC122639573 gene encoding uncharacterized protein LOC122639573 isoform X1, with translation MESGKPTVSADSPLPNYRMGQDDANLEERLKSFLVQLQTESGILERLIYKGKNQHRRCLYFQYLLKVRRDVRLLKSALLGDILKHLFQLINGIKPSQAVHLLESLKRRKVDKGKPNFLERLLGVARLLSEMVEPMVKAAIEISTLLARSFFMGFALTILALLARLRVLVQQDFCSTLQQMLLDVVLVFNLATSVAQKKHSVKLLQEGIEVFREFYPSNDEVVTLESIWKVDKFILVERTNKSEFKNQDGNPKLERDISLGSSMVKYQSIEAWLGEDEGCDMDKGHTSEELDSTDAGLHKTYASPDPFIYIDNQTQVEDFGKDGGHLANLESPIKNFDLESTIVASTSQFPTPISPELQSGSSLKVAFVAVRKSAPLVTNTVEIVDPTTNIQLPADDNEDPVFSLLGGKMKDSLF, from the exons ATGGAGTCCGGCAAGCCTACAGTCTCAGCCGACTCCCCTCTACCAA ATTATCGCATGGGCCAAGATGATgcaaatcttgaagagagatTGAAATCTTTCCTTGTTCAGCTCCAAACTGAGTCAGGTATCCTTGAACGACTCATCTACAAGGGCAAGAATCAGCACCGACGATGCCTATATTTTCAGTATCTTTTGAag gttaggAGGGATGTAAGACTTTTGAAATCAGCTCTTTTGGGGGATATTTTGAAACACCTCTTCCAACTCATCAATGGAATTAAACCTTCACAAGCTGTGCATCTCCTAGAAAG tttaaagagaagaaaagttgaCAAAGGAAAGCCCAATTTTCTAGAGAGACTTTTGGGAGTTGCACGTTTATTATCTGAG ATGGTTGAGCCCATGGTGAAGGCAGCTAT AGAAATATCTACTTTGCTTGCTAGATCATTTTTCATGGGATTCGCTCTCACAATTTTGGCTTTGCTTGCACGCCTTAGAGTTTTAGTGCAGCAA GATTTTTGTTCCACTCTTCAACAGATGCTACTTGATGTTGTCTTAGTGTTCAACTTGGCCACATCTGTGGCCCAGAAGAAACACTCTGTAAAACTCCTTCAAGAAGGAATTGAG GTTTTCAGGGAATTCTATCCTTCAAATGATGAAGTTGTCACCTTGGAGAGCATTTGGAAGGTAGATAAGTTTATATTAGTTGAGAGAACCAATAAAAGTGAGTTCAAGAACCAGGATGGGAATCCTAAATTAGAAAGAGATATTTCTCTGGGATCATCAATGGTAAAATATCAAAGCATTGAAGCTTGGCTTGGAG AAGATGAAGGTTGCGACATGGACAAAGGTCATACCTCTGAAGAACTGGATTCTACTGATGCTGGACTACATAAAACCTATGCATCACCTGATCCATTCATCTATATTGACAACCAGACACAAGTTGAAGATTTTGGGAAGGATGGAGGTCATTTAGCAAACCTGGAATCGCCTATCAAGaattttgatttggaaagcACCATAGTTGCAAGTACGAGCCAATTTCCAACACCAATATCTCCAGAACTTCAATCTGGATCAAGCTTGAAGGTGGCATTTGTAGCGGTAAGAAAATCTGCACCACTAGTAACTAATACAGTGGAGATTGTGGATCCGACAACAAATATTCAGCTCCCAGCTGATGACAATGAAGATCCAGTTTTCAGTCTACTGGGTGGGAAGATGAAGGATAGTCTTTTCTGA
- the LOC122639573 gene encoding uncharacterized protein LOC122639573 isoform X2, with protein MESGKPTVSADSPLPNYRMGQDDANLEERLKSFLVQLQTESGILERLIYKGKNQHRRCLYFQYLLKVRRDVRLLKSALLGDILKHLFQLINGIKPSQAVHLLESLKRRKVDKGKPNFLERLLGVARLLSEMVEPMVKAAIEISTLLARSFFMGFALTILALLARLRVLVQQMLLDVVLVFNLATSVAQKKHSVKLLQEGIEVFREFYPSNDEVVTLESIWKVDKFILVERTNKSEFKNQDGNPKLERDISLGSSMVKYQSIEAWLGEDEGCDMDKGHTSEELDSTDAGLHKTYASPDPFIYIDNQTQVEDFGKDGGHLANLESPIKNFDLESTIVASTSQFPTPISPELQSGSSLKVAFVAVRKSAPLVTNTVEIVDPTTNIQLPADDNEDPVFSLLGGKMKDSLF; from the exons ATGGAGTCCGGCAAGCCTACAGTCTCAGCCGACTCCCCTCTACCAA ATTATCGCATGGGCCAAGATGATgcaaatcttgaagagagatTGAAATCTTTCCTTGTTCAGCTCCAAACTGAGTCAGGTATCCTTGAACGACTCATCTACAAGGGCAAGAATCAGCACCGACGATGCCTATATTTTCAGTATCTTTTGAag gttaggAGGGATGTAAGACTTTTGAAATCAGCTCTTTTGGGGGATATTTTGAAACACCTCTTCCAACTCATCAATGGAATTAAACCTTCACAAGCTGTGCATCTCCTAGAAAG tttaaagagaagaaaagttgaCAAAGGAAAGCCCAATTTTCTAGAGAGACTTTTGGGAGTTGCACGTTTATTATCTGAG ATGGTTGAGCCCATGGTGAAGGCAGCTAT AGAAATATCTACTTTGCTTGCTAGATCATTTTTCATGGGATTCGCTCTCACAATTTTGGCTTTGCTTGCACGCCTTAGAGTTTTAGTGCAGCAA ATGCTACTTGATGTTGTCTTAGTGTTCAACTTGGCCACATCTGTGGCCCAGAAGAAACACTCTGTAAAACTCCTTCAAGAAGGAATTGAG GTTTTCAGGGAATTCTATCCTTCAAATGATGAAGTTGTCACCTTGGAGAGCATTTGGAAGGTAGATAAGTTTATATTAGTTGAGAGAACCAATAAAAGTGAGTTCAAGAACCAGGATGGGAATCCTAAATTAGAAAGAGATATTTCTCTGGGATCATCAATGGTAAAATATCAAAGCATTGAAGCTTGGCTTGGAG AAGATGAAGGTTGCGACATGGACAAAGGTCATACCTCTGAAGAACTGGATTCTACTGATGCTGGACTACATAAAACCTATGCATCACCTGATCCATTCATCTATATTGACAACCAGACACAAGTTGAAGATTTTGGGAAGGATGGAGGTCATTTAGCAAACCTGGAATCGCCTATCAAGaattttgatttggaaagcACCATAGTTGCAAGTACGAGCCAATTTCCAACACCAATATCTCCAGAACTTCAATCTGGATCAAGCTTGAAGGTGGCATTTGTAGCGGTAAGAAAATCTGCACCACTAGTAACTAATACAGTGGAGATTGTGGATCCGACAACAAATATTCAGCTCCCAGCTGATGACAATGAAGATCCAGTTTTCAGTCTACTGGGTGGGAAGATGAAGGATAGTCTTTTCTGA
- the LOC122639574 gene encoding chloroplastic lipocalin isoform X1 has product MLIQSSPLLLQPPTPPLPRRISGKGIIRCSFGHTSLSTKDVTRHVLSGLAASTILFSQTSQVLAADLSHHHNLCELAIATDNNPTLPLDEGSADTGKFMMMRGMSTKNFDPTRYAGRWFEVASLKRGFAGQGQEDCHCTQGLYTFDAETPSIQVDTFCVHGGPDGYITGIRGKVQCLSEEDTEKNETDLERQEMINEKCYLRFPTLPFIPKLPYDVIATDYDNFSLVSGAKDKGFIQIYSRTPDPGPEFVEKYKTYLANFGYDPSKIKDTPQDCEVMPSSKLAAMMSMSGMQQALTNQFPDLELKGPLQLNPFTSTFDTLKKLLPLYFK; this is encoded by the exons ATGCTAATTCAATCATCCCCACTTCTCCTCCAACCTCCAACTCCCCCTCTCCCTAG GAGGATATCTGGAAAGGGAATTATTAGATGCTCTTTTGGGCACACTTCATTAAGCACCAAAGATGTAACCAGACATGTGCTATCTGGTCTTGCTGCCTCAACTATACTTTTTTCTCAAACAAGCCAG GTCCTTGCAGCAGATCTTTCTCATCACCATAACTTATGCGAGCTTGCAATAGCCACAGATAATAATCCTACTCTTCCACTCGATGAAGGGTCTGCAGATACTGGGAAATTTATGATGATGAGAGGTATGTCAACTAAGAATTTTGACCCAACAAGATATGCTGGAAGGTGGTTTGAAGTAGCTTCACTTAAACGTGGATTTGCTGGACAAGGACAGGAAGATTGCCACTGCACACAG GGCTTATACACGTTTGATGCTGAGACCCCCTCTATCCAAGTTGATACTTTTTGTGTTCATGGTGGCCCGGATGGCTATATTACAGGAATAAGGGGAAAGGTACAATGCCTCTCTGAGGAAGATACGGAGAAAAATGAGACTGATCTAGAAAGGCAAGAGATGATTAATGAGAAGTGTTACCTTCGTTTTCCTACATTGCCATTTATTCCCAAGTTGCCATATGATGTGATTGCAACTGATTATGATAACTTTTCTCTTGTTTCGGGAGCAAAAGACAAGGGTTTCATTCAG ATTTACTCAAGGACGCCAGATCCTGGACCGGAGTTCGTAGAGAAATACAAAACCTACTTGGCAAACTTTGGGTATGACCCAAGTAAGATCAAAGACACCCCACAAGATTGTGAAGTAATGCCTAGTAGTAAGCTTGCAGCAATGATGTCTATGTCTGGAATGCAGCAGGCTCTAACAAACCAATTTCCTGATCTGGAATTGAAGGGCCCTCTCCAATTAAATCCCTTCACAAGCACATTTGACACTTTGAAGAAGCTTCTTCCGCTCTATTTCAAGTAG